GTCGCCTCATTGCCGAAATCCGTGCACCCGCAGCCGGAAGGCTTGGCGATTGCTCCGGACGGCACGCTGGCCATTTGCAATGAAGGGCAGGGCAAAGCTGGGAGGCTGGTGGTTTATTCACCGCAGTAAATTCTCCTGCTCTTATTCGTTCTCTTGCTCGTCTTTGAAGTTTAAAAGCGAGTAAGAAAGAGTAAGCGCAATAGTATGAGTACGGGTAAAAATAATCATAAAGGAGAACTTCCCCGCCATGAAAAGCAAAAACGTTAATCGCGCCACCGACAATCTGTTTCGCATCGTGATGAACAATCATTTGCAGCTCAGCGCGCTGGCCGATCATAAGGCCAGCATGATCATCACGGTATGCGCGATCATCATCGGCTTGATCGTGCAATATTTTGTCGATCCGCAATTGCAATACACGGCGTTGACGATGGCCTTGACCTGTTTGCTGACGATTCTGTTCGCCGTGTATTCGACGCTGCCGAAATATGAAGGCAAACGCGAAGGCGCAATGAAAGCGAAAAATCCCAATTTCAACGTCATCTTTTTCGGCGACTTCACGCATCTCGAATATCCCGATTTTGAGCGCGAATTGGAGAAGGTGATCAACGACAACGATCTGATTTATGAATCGTTGGCCAAAGACCTCTACGCCCTCGGCCGGGTTTTGCACGACAAGAAGTATCGTTTCATTCGCTATTCGTATCTGACTTTCATGATCGGCCTGGTCGCCAGCGGCATCGTGCTGGCGTTCACGCTGACTTCGGCGCCTCAGCCTGTTCAGCCATGAGACTTTTGTGTGGAGAATTTTTTATGGAATCCAAAATCACCAAAACCCGCCAGTACCGCCTCGACATGAACGAAAAAATCCTGAACAGCGGTTTCAAGGATTTTCAAAAATTTTTTGCGCTGGACAACAAGGCATATCTCGACGGCAGCATTCCGGTCAAATACAAGGAGATGATGGGACTCGTCGGCAGCATGGTGCTGCGCTGTAACGATTGCATCTTTTATCATCTTGACCGCTGTGTGACCGAGGGCGCGACGCGCGATGAGCTGCACGAGGCGATGAACATCGCGCTGATCGTCGGCGGCTCGATCGTCATTCCACATTTGCGCTATGCTTTTGAAATGCTCGATCAACTGTTTGCCGAGCAAAAATAAGAAATTTTCATATTGCCAACTCATCGTGAGAGAGAAAACGCGGTGGTAGAAAAAAACAACGCGGTCGTTGCCGTGAGCGGCCTGCACAAATCCTTTCACGGCCATCACGTGCTCAAAGGCGTCGATTTGCAAATTGCGCCGCAGGAGCTGACGGTGCTGATCGGGCCCTCCGGCTGCGGCAAATCGACTTTTCTGCGCTGCCTGAATTGTCTTGAAATTTTCGATGAGGGGAAAATCTCCATCAGCGGCATTCATTTGGAGCGGTCTTCGCACAAGCCGCTCGACAGCCAGTTTCACGCCAAAGTGCGGGAGTTGCGGACGAGCGTCGGCATGGTTTTCCAAAGCTTCAATCTCTTTCCGCATTTGACGGCGCTGCAGAACGTGATGAAAGCGCCGATGGTCGTCAAGGGCGCGCCCCAAGAACAAGCCGAAGCCACCGCGCGGCAGTTGTTAGAGAAAGTCGGTCTGGGGACCCACGTACATCATTACCCCTCTCAACTTTCCGGCGGCCAGCAGCAACGGGCGGCGATTGCCCGCGCGCTCGCCATGGCCCCGAAAGTGATGCTCTACGATGAGCCGACTTCGGCGCTCGATCCGGGGCTGGTCGACGAGGTTTTGCTGGTCATGCAAAAACTGAATGATGAAGGCATGACGCAGATCGTCGTGACGCACGAAATGCGCTTCGCCCGCGACGTGGCGGATAAAATCGTTTACTTCGAGAGCGGCCAGGTCGTCGAAGTCGCGCCGCCGGAGGAAATGTTTTCCTCGCCAAAAGATGAGCGCACGAGAAAATTCTTAAAACGTTTTTTATAAAACATCATGATCAAAAATTTTTCGCCAATTCTATTTTTGCTCCTTCTCGCTGCGAGTGCATTCGCCCAGACTCCATCGCAAAAAATCTTGCGCTGGGGCGCGGATGCCGAAGGCGGCGCACCGTACATCTTTCAAGACCCGGTGAATCCGAGCCGGGTCATCGGTTTTGAAGTCGATCTCGTCGAAGCGCTGGCCGCAGAAATGAATCGCCAGGCCGAGTTCGTGCAAAACCAGTGGGACGGCCTTATCCCGGGCTTGCAGCGCGGCAATTACGACATCGTCGTCAACGGCCTCGAGATCACCGAAGATCGCAAGGCCGAAATTGATTTTTCCGAGCCGTATTACATCACTTACGAACAGCTCACGGTTCGCAAGAACACTTTTGATATTACTTCGCTCGCCGATTGCAAAGGCAAAATCGTCGGCACGCTGAAATTTTCCCTGGCGCATCGCATTCTCGAAGCCGAAGGCGGCATCGAGGTGCGAAGTTACGAAGGCCAGATCAATGCCTACGAAGATCTCGCCAATGGTCGTCTCGATGCGGTGTTGATGGACTATCCGATTGCGCTTTATTACGGCCGGCCCAATCCGAATCTGAAATTTTCCGGCACGCCGATCAGCCAGATGGCCTACGGCATCGGCATTCGCAAAGAAGACAAGCAGCTTTTGAACGAGATCAACGTGGCGTTGGAGAAGCTGGCGCAAAGCGGCAAGCTCCGTGAAATTTTCGAGCGCTGGGCCTTGTGGACGCCGCCGATGGCCGAGTTTCTTGGCGACCGCGAGCCTTCGACCGCTTCGCCAGTCTCATACGAAGCTTATCTTAAGGCGATGGGTTTGGAGCGGACGTGGAAAGAAAAATTTTTTCAATACGCCGGTTATCTGCCGCTTCTGGCCCAGGGCGCGCTCAAAACGCTCGAGCTTTCGGTGCTGGCGATGATGATGGCGGTGGCGCTGGGATTGCTCATCGCCTTGATGCGTTTGTATACACCGCCGCCGTTTTCGCAACTGGCGCTGGCGTTTGTGGAAATCATGCGCGGCACGCCGCTGTTGATTCAATTGTATTTCATCTATTACGGCCTGCCGAACATCGGCATCAAGCTCGACCCGTTTCCGGCGGCGCTGCTCGGCCTGGGTTTGAATTACGCCGCTTACGAGGCCGAGAATTATCGCGCCGGCATTTTGTCGATTCCGCGCAGCCAGATGGAAGCGGCGCTCGCGCTCGGCATGACGCGGCTGCAATCGCTTCGCCACATCATCGTGCCGCAGGCGATGCGGCTGGTGCTGCCGCCGGTG
This candidate division KSB1 bacterium DNA region includes the following protein-coding sequences:
- a CDS encoding amino acid ABC transporter ATP-binding protein — translated: MPTHRERENAVVEKNNAVVAVSGLHKSFHGHHVLKGVDLQIAPQELTVLIGPSGCGKSTFLRCLNCLEIFDEGKISISGIHLERSSHKPLDSQFHAKVRELRTSVGMVFQSFNLFPHLTALQNVMKAPMVVKGAPQEQAEATARQLLEKVGLGTHVHHYPSQLSGGQQQRAAIARALAMAPKVMLYDEPTSALDPGLVDEVLLVMQKLNDEGMTQIVVTHEMRFARDVADKIVYFESGQVVEVAPPEEMFSSPKDERTRKFLKRFL
- a CDS encoding ABC transporter substrate-binding protein/permease is translated as MIKNFSPILFLLLLAASAFAQTPSQKILRWGADAEGGAPYIFQDPVNPSRVIGFEVDLVEALAAEMNRQAEFVQNQWDGLIPGLQRGNYDIVVNGLEITEDRKAEIDFSEPYYITYEQLTVRKNTFDITSLADCKGKIVGTLKFSLAHRILEAEGGIEVRSYEGQINAYEDLANGRLDAVLMDYPIALYYGRPNPNLKFSGTPISQMAYGIGIRKEDKQLLNEINVALEKLAQSGKLREIFERWALWTPPMAEFLGDREPSTASPVSYEAYLKAMGLERTWKEKFFQYAGYLPLLAQGALKTLELSVLAMMMAVALGLLIALMRLYTPPPFSQLALAFVEIMRGTPLLIQLYFIYYGLPNIGIKLDPFPAALLGLGLNYAAYEAENYRAGILSIPRSQMEAALALGMTRLQSLRHIIVPQAMRLVLPPVTNDFISLLKDSSLVSIITMVELTKAYSQLASTYYDYFGIGLLAAAMYFLIGLPFVRLARFAENYFSFDKRLPAPAKVAEAAT
- a CDS encoding carboxymuconolactone decarboxylase family protein, coding for MESKITKTRQYRLDMNEKILNSGFKDFQKFFALDNKAYLDGSIPVKYKEMMGLVGSMVLRCNDCIFYHLDRCVTEGATRDELHEAMNIALIVGGSIVIPHLRYAFEMLDQLFAEQK
- a CDS encoding DUF5706 domain-containing protein; translation: MKSKNVNRATDNLFRIVMNNHLQLSALADHKASMIITVCAIIIGLIVQYFVDPQLQYTALTMALTCLLTILFAVYSTLPKYEGKREGAMKAKNPNFNVIFFGDFTHLEYPDFERELEKVINDNDLIYESLAKDLYALGRVLHDKKYRFIRYSYLTFMIGLVASGIVLAFTLTSAPQPVQP